From the genome of Mercenaria mercenaria strain notata unplaced genomic scaffold, MADL_Memer_1 contig_1015, whole genome shotgun sequence:
AACAATACGatgaattaatttatattttagctgtttgattttattatcaggaataattttgtttaaaaaatagtaaaatgcatTTCAGTTTATTTGATAACCAAGTTGTATTTCCCAATACCTATGAATATACGGTGATTCAATTTTCTTACTAAGAAGTACCATGTATATATCCTTGCTGGTAACTTCAGTAAATGATTTCTCTTTTACATCAGGAAAGGTTAAATTTGTTCTAACTTTAGTCAGATAAGAgtcttttgattttaaaatgattttccatTCCTTGGGAATTgcgttttttaaaatatttatttctgatatcCAGTTATTTTTTACCTTGAGACTATTGCGTATTCGATTTATATCAAGGTCACCTTTCTCTGACAATAAATCATCAACTAAAAATATATTAGAATCTATCcactttttgaaaataatacattttcatttatgctTAATAAAGCTGTTACCCCATATTAACTGTTgtcttattttatcaaaagtttctAGTTTACTATTTTCGCGGAGAGATCTGTTGAACTCTGTCCATATTTGTAGCACATTTTTATAAAAGGCAGATAGAGATAAAAGTTCAGCATGTGGTAGTGATTTAATAGAATCTAAATTCATCCTAAATACTAAGAAATTCCTTCAATATTGATTTAGGAAAAAAGCAGGGATAACCTTCCAATTCGTCTTTTCAGCAGAAATTGAATTTTTTACTCActtaattttcattgttttagaaaaagaatCAATATCTACCATATCAAGGCCTCCATCACTTTTATGGCTAATTGTAATTGAACGTTTATTATCAAAGGTagtatttcttttattctgtTGGCTATGACTTTAGCTATTATTTTATAATCGATATTCAGTAGACTGATAGATCACCAATTTTCTATATAAAGCGTATCTTTATTAGATTTAGGTAGAAGTGTAATTATGCTCTGCTTTTGAAGctctgttaaattttgatgttcaaaagaatatttgatagaatttataaaaaaaacttcttgataTCTTTCCAAACGATTTTGTAGAATTCGGTTGTTAGCCCGTCTGAACCTGGACTTTTATTGTTTTCCATATCTTTTTATGCTGTTGCGAATTTATGTTCTGTCAATTTCGcatttaaatttctattcaacATTATGAGCTGTAGCTCTCAGTATAATTCCGTTTATCTTTTTATCACAAATTTCATTTAACGCAACCCTACACTGGTCAATTTCTTTAATCTAGCTTTTCAAATAGtgatacattgtttgtatttggTCCAAAGAAATTAAGAATAATATACGTTTTACTCGCAAGTTTAATTCATTTGCAATGAACCTTCCACAGACTATCTCTGTGAATTATATATCattacaaacaattttttattaattagaaaGTATACAACTGCGCTGTTATTGTTTTCATGGCTAAACTAGGCATTGTCACCCAAATCTGATGTCCAGTTCTGAAATTTTATTGAGTTTAAAGGGagttcctatagttttttatgagcatctttctgcgcagccaaaactttctatggaaaactgaagtgaagtcaacatttgttgaaacatgtgacagacgatcttaaatatgagaaatcttgaatgaaataacatttttgataagttttatcagtaatcaaatgttgaaactgatttatgttgtattgacaagtatcatgcctgacaggtatcttgccatttttgtggttgtgttttcgcatcgcattttagtacaaagacagtgttgttcatataatgtaagacaattgacttagtactgataagacaatatcacctttcagattatttagtattcagttaaagaaagaattaagaacgtttaaaacattttttttaacttctagcagatatacatgtaatcaatttggtcaggttcacgccatttttcgtccgaacaggtgttgtattcaagcggtcttaacaaaaaatttagcctggtgacccatatatttttagccatttttatgctcacaatacaattacttatacacaagaaaaacaggaaaaaattctatgaaacagtttttttttcataacttaaaaaaatattcttcactatgggtattttttcattgaaaaatgttcacaaaagtgaatataaaacaatatttttttttttcatttgtatccattattgtaaggatatagtattacaaatgtgactatgatatcaaataagtatataataaaatctgtaaaaagaataaaccttattgtgctgtcttgatgtttattttgcttggtatttataaaaaagtagaaaattatgaaaatgttgaaaaatgttgacagtttcagcaacagtgggtgtgttcaaaacatttttttttcacaaaaacaagcctggtgacccattgtttttatttgttccttgttttcagcacaaatttttcctattatatatgtaaatttgaaaaaaatctatggaaGGAAAAacactataggaattctctttaagtatgTCTCTTGTAAAAGGCATATATCATAGTTTTGTAGCTTCAGccattcaaacatttgtttcCGTTTTAAAGTGTTACCTATCCCTTTTACATTGAAACTACAAATTTGCGTAGTCATATCAATGTGGCGTGAACATTTCTTACATCAGAAGATACAGTAGATGATTTCACAAAAATGATGTCTAAATATCATGATACATTGGTAACTGACTTATCATGTCGcaaaaggatatatatatatatcgttacTATGTAGATACAGCGGTATACGGTACAAGTGAAAATAATCACCCTGTTTTATGAAGAGCAAAAATGAGGAAATAtctataattttaaaatacatggGTATAATACAGATAGTGTTATGTTTTCTTTCTACTTAACATTTCTTGAACAGATAAATGTAGGCCATTATAATATGTCAAACCTAATTggttatatttcagaaaatggtAGCTATTAGGGTAAGTGTATAAGTATTTGCATGTACATACCATCACTTGTAATTGTAAAGTGGATTTTCGGAGCAACATGATCAGGTATCCAATCTATATCGTTCCCAACACGAACACGTACATCATAAGAATTTGGCCAAAGCCCCGTTATATTGAATATGAAAGTTAATATATCCTTTTGTAAAAAAGTTCTGTCTTTTTCGCTGAATCTAAGTTGCTCCACCCATTTGTCAGTGCCAGCTATAGCAGTTTCTATAACAAATGTTTGCAGTCGTCCTCCATTGAAGCCTCCTACTAGCAAAAATGTCGGAACACTATTGACTAATCCAGTATAATTGAAGAACTTGGGAACTGATGGTCTACCtgtgaaaagaaaatagaaatcaAATGCTAACAAAATGTTGATTCGTACTACTACCTATGTCTCCATCTGTCTAGATGTCTTGTGTTTTTGTAAcgatatatgtaattgttaatatttttaagaATTAATCTCATTAGAATCCATCGACTTTCATGTATTAAAAGTACTATGGGTTCGGTAGAATATCTATGCTTTTTTCGAGAAAGAAATGCATTATTTTGTATTAAGACCGTCAGTATCAACTCCACGAGGCTTACAATGGATTAATGGATTAATACAATCTATTTTAATACTTTTACTGTATACAATCATTTATGACACAACTGGTTCAGGGATTactcattttgtttgttgttagctTTGTGcaaaaacattttcagatattttaattATTGTGAGTATTACAAATCATGCATGTGGTAAATAAGATCTGTTAGTAGATCTTTTGCAAGCTAGGTGGCATGGGGTATGTTGTACTTTTAATAACCTTTTATGAAcagtcaaaacgagtctgctattattttgcttacttgcATTCTATGCATTCATAGGATCTTCTTACCGATTTAATTAAATTCACGTAGAACATTACACTTTCCCTTAATTCAAAATGTTTACCGGGTCTATGTTTTCTGAGCTGTTGAATAAGTTATAGTGGACAAAAAGCTCCATCGtaatgcattttatatttaatagaTCTGGAATTTAAAACAACTCGTATAAGACAGAAACGAGTATCTACCCTGATACCTGATCTACCAGATTTATCTGAGACACGGTTTGAACGTATAACTAATGAATTCTAGGTCCATTTCGAAACAAGGTTAAGTTGAGTTAACTTCTTTCAAAATTCAAGTCACTATTTCAAATCGTAGagtaaaatattggtaattaTGGGCCATAATTTCTACCTTAGCTGAATGAACATGGTCAGATGTTTGACTTTGTTATAGATAGGTCAAATTTGATGAAGGGTTATTAGACGTTAAACACAATGCTACTAGGTCAAATATGGGAAAAATACTTCACACTTTTGATGCCAAATTTTCTACCTGCTTTTAACAAAACTATTCCATTTGGAACAGGGATACCTGGGGTGAAAAAACCTATGTCACTACGTAATATACATTTGAAACAACTAAGCAAATATAAACgcattttatatattgtattcattttatttttccgCATATTCAGGCATATAGACAGGCACACCGAGACGTTAGTGCACAGGTTCTAcacaaatatataagaaaaatgacACCTAGTGGCCTAGTGAAAAAAGACGACTCAGTTTCAAACTCTGACAAGAAATTGCTAGGAAGGCATTCTTATATGTTTAATACGAttgggctaaaaatgtgaaatatatataGTGTTAACAATGAAAATGTGAACGATAGACGACGACGCGCAAAGTAGACCGAAGGACACAGTGCAAGCACAATTGCTCAcattaagcactttgtgctcaggtcagcttaaaaaattaacattaaataacATTCCTATAAAATGTCATGACGGCGTATCAAATACTTCTGAGGATATGTGTAACATAAATGTTCTCTGACGGACAAACATATTGGGATGTGCCCCTTGCAAAGCAGTTCACACTTCACGTTGTCTTCATTCGCAAATACTTATTATCTATTAAAAAAAGTAGACAATATTCGACTTTCTCTTCTAATTGCAGGCAGGTACTTCTTTCAAAACTGTAACATTGTATGTGTGGTACAATAAGATGgataaaaatatactatttttaagAACAACATCTACAAGGAGATTATTTGGAAACCAAGCAGATTAATTGCAGATTCGGTCTATTCTTGACAGGTAGCATAGTTTACAAATTCTGCAATTGGCTTATTATACTCGTACATAAAGAATGAACGAACCTTTCGCACGACATGTGCTACTTTATACTACGAGGAAAGAAATAGTTTGAAGTTAATACGGTAAAGGTCTAAATCCGTAGCATTTTGTTCACAAATGTACGTGTTTTAAATCAGATATTTATCTCATTTGTCGTTTTCATTGCATAACCCACGGAAAtaaaagactgaaaatgtcaTGCTGCGAAGTGTTTAGTATGTGTTATAGTttgtcagtgaaataaaattcatatgtTCGCTTTTTTAAAGCAGtgaaagtatcatttttattttgttactgcTACAAAACTACAATCgaatgcgaaagaatataaaTTAGTATGAAAAAAGGCACtgtctcaatcgggaatcgatccgacatTAACTGATcctataacatttgaaaagaactgggAAGGACATATTTTTAATTCGAGAGAAAATATTTCATACGGTACTGTAGAGGGATAGATCCCGATATTCGTCGCATCGAGGAGGATCGATATCCAATTAATTggaaggtagattttggaataaaaataacactgcccatatttgtactgatgggCATCACGCTGCGGTTCGGACAttttatgtggacgcttattaggcacaagaaAAAGAGCATAAATTCCataaaatccgaagtcagacgctctttGCACGTGCCGAAAGAACACATTTTtaattcggtatatcgcatgttaccgtacaGGGATCGATCCTGATTCcttataaataataatacattCTTTGCAAAATCTTTTTCAATGaacaaacagatgtaaataaCATAATTTTCTAATAATATCAAGTTGCTTACTTTCTGATATATGTTTTAAAGTCATATTCGTAGACCCAATTACATTGCCAAGTACCAAAGTGTAATTCGTGAAATCTGTTTCCACCTCACTCATTATTCGAAGTACAGCAATGTATCCTTCCAGTTTAACATGTTGTCCATAGAACCTATCTTTTACTAATATGTTTCTTGTAATACACACCATATTTACTGGAGTTTGTTACTTTTGTACCATTCTGAAATCTAAACTCTACTTGACTAATATCCGGATAGCTGTAGAAGGGTGCAGTTATATTAACAGTTGCTCCTGCAGATTTTGTATCCTCAAGCAGTACTTTGGGAGATGCTGGAAAACAAGAAACAATAATTTTGTATGGAATAAACAACTGATTTCCCGAAAGGTATTTATTCTACCTTACACATGTTCTACTCCAAAAATAGCATACTTGTTTTCTTATTGGGGTAAGAGCCACAAAACATAGgtttcaggattttttttcagCTACTGATGGTTTGGGTGCAACTTCGGTATTGTACAAGCATCGGGCAATCATCTGTGCAGAATCACATAAAAAATCCTACCCCTATATACGGCTAAAAGTCTGCAACAGTGAGAGGGTATGTGAATCGAAGTCAGAGACCTTGACCATTCAGCCATAATGATCTCCTAAAGGATAGTTTTACTCCTTGTCAAAACAATAAGCAACAATGCAAACATAtactattttactgtatattctatttgaataaacttggctCAGTTGTTTCAGAGGAAACGAATTTCTTTGCATACATACACTAAATCCATCTTAATCAACATCAGAATTCCGAATCTATTTTTCAGTCTATCGTTTCTTTATCTACAGCAAAGAATCTACCGTTTCTTTATCTATCGTTTCTTTATCTACAGCAAATAATCTACCGTTTCTTTATCTACAGCAAATAAATACTGTATAACATTTGCTTAGAAATCGCTAGCTGTAGAAGGAAGATTCAATTTAAGAATGCAATTTATGTATATCCAATAAGACCAGAGtcaaatgaataataaattctatgtaaaaatctTTTAGCTTCGCATTTGAAAGACTAGGTTTCAGAcattaaatgttgaaatatacagGGACAGGTAGATGGACAATAATTAAACACAAGGGAACAGAAAAGAAATTCATATACCTTTAATTACGACTGTAACATTTCCAGTCTGGTCCAGCTTGTTATTTCTGTCTGCAATACCGTTGTTAACAAGACAAGTGTAAGTTCCGCTGTCTTTAATCTTAAGATTCTTAATATCTATGATACCATTAGCAGGTAAATGTGTATTTGGTATGCTCACAGCTCCCAAAGTTTGAAACATGGATGTGTAAGTATATCTATTAGGTCGACCAGTCGCTTTACATGAGATAAGCAGGCTTGTATCTTCTTCCGGATCCGTATTACTGAGGTCAACAGTCACAGCTGGGGCATCTTTCATGaaataatgtaattgtgaacAGAAATAATCATGACGAATTATAATAACCATACAGGATACattgataaaacttaaaaaattgaaataaatacgATGTCTCCCCATGCAGTTGATTGTATTACTATAGATTGCTGTACAGTTTCATTCAAATATTCAAAGCACTTATGAGTAGATGTGCTGACAACGCTTCATAGTTATAACAAGGCGTAATGACCAATAAtctaaacaagagatcacagagtgatcttggcgcccaaaaaagtgccatttttgagtgttccaaatttcaagacttgactagctcaaggtcaaatttcatttccgtacacaacactgtgcatgtggtccaaatttgaatgctgtagcttgagaaatgtgaacaatagatcaatttcaaggacaaagttctttgtacacaaaactatgcatgtgcatcaagtttgaaggctgtagcttgaaaaatttgaaagtaggtcactaggtcaatcttaaggtcaaagtttaattcggtacacaaaactatgcatgtggtccaaatttgaaggctgtagcttgagaaatgtgtaagtaggtcactaggtcaaaatcaaggtcaaatttcacttcagaacacaaatctatgtatgtggtccaaatttgaagcctgtaccttcaaaaatgtgaaagtaggttgctaggtcaatgtcaaggtcaaagtttgtttcggtacacaatcctatgcatgtggtctaaatttgaagccttagctacagaaatgtgaaagtaggtcactaggtcaatcttaaggtcaaagttcatttcggtacacaaaactatgcaagtggtcctaatttgaagactgtagcttgagaaatgtgcaagtaggtcactaggtcaaaatcaaggtcaaattttattttggaatacaaaactatgcatgtggtccaaatttgaagcctgtaccttcaaaaatgtgaaagtaggtcactaggtcaatgtaaaggtcaaagtttgtcaaatttcatttcgaaacacaaaattatgcatgtggtccaaatttaaggactgtaccttcaaaaatgtgaaagtaggtcactaggtcaatgtcaaggtcaaagtttttttcggtacacaaaagtatgcatgtggtccaaatttgaaggctgtagcttgagaaatgtgaaagtaggtcactaggtcaaaatcaatgtcagatttcatttgaaacatggaactatgcatatggtccaaatttgacgcctgtaccttcaaaaatgtgtaagtaggtcactaggtcaatgtcaaggtcaaagttttttccagtgcccgaaactatgcatgtggtccaaatttgaaggctgtagctacagaaatgtgaaagtaggtcactaggtcaaaatcaaggtcaactcatgtcaaggttcatcttgccactcaaaaatatacatgtggtccaaatttgaatgttgtagttattgacaagaagattttaaaagcttttccctatataagtctatatgaaccatgtgacccccggggcggggccatatttgaccctagggggataatttgaacaaacttggaagagaaccactagatgatgctacattacaagtatcaaagccctaggctttgtggtttggacaagaatatttttaaagtttttccctatataagtctatataatccatatgacccccagggcggggccatatttgatcctaggggtataatttgaacaatcttagtggaaaaccactagatgatatcacatacaaaatatcaaagccctaggccctgtggttttggacaagaggtttttcaaactttttccctatataagtctatataaaccatgtgaccccagggcggggccatatttgaccccagagaaataatttgaatcatcttggtagaggaccactagatgatgcttcataccaaataccaaagccctaggctctgtggttttggacaagaaggtttccaaagtttttccctatataaatctatgtaaattatagaaataaacaaagggccataactcactcataaattgttcaaccagtctgattttcaggggaacacaactagggtaccaatacatcattctgacaaaatttggtcaaaatccccccagtagtttctgaggagatgcgataacgagaaattgttaaccgacggacggaatgacggacggacggaccacggacgcagagtgattttaatagcccaccatctgatgatggtgggctaaaaaacatTGAATAAGAATATGTGTGCTAATTATACATGGAACTGCATTTATAATTGCTGTGAAGTTAAATCGAAATGCAACCAGTGGTACATGGTAAGATGTGCTCATGAAATTTCATAATTAACAGGGCTATGTATTGAGCCAACTGATATGACTACAGTCAAAAGTGTGTTACA
Proteins encoded in this window:
- the LOC128551358 gene encoding uncharacterized protein LOC128551358, producing MVCITRNILVKDRFYGQHVKLEGYIAVLRIMSEVETDFTNYTLVLGNVIGSTNMTLKHISESRPSVPKFFNYTGLVNSVPTFLLVGGFNGGRLQTFVIETAIAGTDKWVEQLRFSEKDRTFLQKDILTFIFNITGLWPNSYDVRVRVGNDIDWIPDHVAPKIHFTITSDDEEMHSSPVAIIVGITLGVLIFITVIVVVVVLTRKLKLSGGKKRQEINEM
- the LOC128551359 gene encoding uncharacterized protein LOC128551359, with the protein product MGRHRIYFNFLSFINVSCMVIIIRHDYFCSQLHYFMKDAPAVTVDLSNTDPEEDTSLLISCKATGRPNRYTYTSMFQTLGAVSIPNTHLPANGIIDIKNLKIKDSGTYTCLVNNGIADRNNKLDQTGNVTVVIKASPKVLLEDTKSAGATSSRV